Within the Bradyrhizobium ottawaense genome, the region GCCTGACCGCGCAGGTGACGGCGCCGTCCGGCGCGCGGGTCTTGACCATCGGCGTCGGGCCGACCTTTGCGATGCGCTGGTTTATCCCGCGGCTGGCGGATTTTCGCAGACAGGAACCCGACATCGAGGTGCGCATCACCACCGGCGGCGCGGCAGCACCCTTCGGCGACGACTGGAGCTGCGGCATCAAGCTCGGTGACGGCGAGTGGCCGGGCCTGATCGCCGAGCCGTTATTCGCCGCCGACCTGACGCCGGTCTGCGCGCCGCGGCTTGCCAACGCGCTGAAGCGCCCGGGCGACCTCAAGGGCCCGACGCTGCTGCGCGTCGCGCATTCGCCTGACGACTGGCCGTCCTGGCTGAAGGCCGCCGGCGTCGCCCGCGTCACCGCGCGCGGACCGGAGTTTCAGTTCTACGGCCAGGCGCTGCAGGCCGCCGTCGACGGGCTTGGCATCGCGATGGGCATCCGCCCCTATATCGACGACGACCTCGCCGCCGGGCGGCTGGTGGCGCCGTTCGATACCGGAGTGCCCAAGGGCATGCGCTGGTACCTGGTCTATCGCAGCTTCCGCACCGAGCAGCGCGACTTCGCCGCGTTCCGGCGCTGGATCATTCGCGCGGCGGCGGAGCCCGCCGCGCGCCGCAAGGGCGCGCGCCATGCCGGTTGAACGCGTCGACACGCTTGTTATCGGCGGCGGCCAGGCCGGCCTCGTGATGAGCCACCGGCTCAAGCAGCGCGGACTGTCTCATTTGGTGCTGGAACGGCAGCGCATTGCCGAACGCTGGCGCAGCGAGCGCTGGGACGGCCTGACATTCCAGTTTCCGAACTGGTCGGTG harbors:
- a CDS encoding LysR substrate-binding domain-containing protein — protein: MRRLLFLNGIKAFEAAARSGSFAAAGHELNVSAAAVSRMVHLLEERLGVALFERKANRLATTAAGRAYQSGLTPIFDALASLTAQVTAPSGARVLTIGVGPTFAMRWFIPRLADFRRQEPDIEVRITTGGAAAPFGDDWSCGIKLGDGEWPGLIAEPLFAADLTPVCAPRLANALKRPGDLKGPTLLRVAHSPDDWPSWLKAAGVARVTARGPEFQFYGQALQAAVDGLGIAMGIRPYIDDDLAAGRLVAPFDTGVPKGMRWYLVYRSFRTEQRDFAAFRRWIIRAAAEPAARRKGARHAG